The DNA region ATTTGATTGGCCGGAACATGTCACTTTTACATGTGGTGCATCTTTATTGGCCTTTGACTTGAAGAAGAATGTTGCAACATTTTGACACATGGCGTGATCCTATTGGCCCATTTGTTTAACTTGGCGTGCCACCTCTTTTGTCACGTGGCACCAAAGTGGGCCTCCAGAATAAGATGATATATTGAGCTTAGCAAAGTGGACTCATTACTTATAGCTCAAGTAAATGGGCTAGCCCGATGCAGTTAGACCTTTttaattaaatccatatttattagAATTAATCCAATTATATTGACcccataatatttatttggactaGTATATcttaaatttaatataatctGCATTTCTCGTGAATTTaaattctaaaattttattttccacAAATGCCCCCTTCTTCGAGGCTTGTCGAAGTGTCTAAACTTTTGTAGACTAGGGTTGAAGTATTAATTTGATGCTTTAATTGAACCCCTTATGGAACAATGTATACCACATCAAATAGAAATATGGTAGTCTTGAATTAACGGTACACTTGATATCTTTTGTGGATGAATTGGTCCACGTTGGTTTAAATTGCAATCGTTAGGGGGTTTGACTTTTCTTGCCGATATAGTAATATCCCATTATGCTGCCATTTTTTGCACCGTGCATGATAGGAAGAGTATGATTATCACCTGTAGCAACGTTTTGTCTTTCCCAATTAAATTAGGACGCCTAGTTCGTTTTGGACAGTCACAATTATTCTCCCACATCCACTGTAGCCCTTCAAAAGCCGCCTTGGGACCTTTATAATGTTACATCTCATATTTTCGTGTGCTAGAAAGCATGCAAGTTAGACAACATTAATAGCGGAAAATGCGGTTATCcacaagcttataggtggttagaagGATAAGTACGGATATGtcataaggattagaagttaaacgaatcagAGAAAATAAATTTCGTTGAGGTTCAACATTATTTGAACGAAATACGGGCCAAGCCataataccccgtatttttggactaggaaattgaaccgtcaACATTAGAAAATTTTACCGAGCTCGTAGGATTTGGTCATAGTCAAGCatggaaatcaagaactcggtgtatgagaggaatgaagtcccgaaatgatttaagacggaaaagtgtgacgacgaggattgcaaataatattttatgtgtgacaaaggaggctatggactagtgctatatcacatGAGTATAATAATGAGTATTTGAAGTGTGCTAAAAATAGCtactatttaagtgaattgagatcaagaaagctctcttctctctcctctcccaTGCAAACCCTAACCCTAACGTAGTCACATGGTGGCGCCATCTACTGGCCAGCCGTAAATGGCGGTTGGCCAGCCTTTGGATATCTCGTTACCTTCCCATTTCCCACCTCTACCATCAGTGACACTACCCGCTAACAACCCTACTCACCCGTTACCTCCTACTATCCCTACCACTTCATATGCTAATACTTTGATAGATCTAGATGTTGTATCCATGCATGAGTGTGATCCCATTCCACTGAAGAAGATAAAATGGACATCAAGTGAAGTTGCTAAAATGGAAGTGATTGAGAATTTACAATATGCAATTGTTGGAAAGTTTTCATACGGGTGGCTTGAGTTAGAAGAGTTGAAGAACATCATTCCAACTTAATGCGGTGCTAAAGGAAAGTGTCAGGTTGGATTTTTCAGAAACATGCACGTTTTAATACGATGTACTAGATTGGAAGACTTCATTAATATTTCATACAAAAGTGCTTTTTGGATCAAGTCGAAAGATGGATTCTCTTATCAGATGAGACCATTAATATACGATTCAAAGTTTAAGATTGATGAGAAAACCACGACTGCTATGGCATGGATCtcgttcccaaaccttcttccAACTTTCTTTGTGAAACAATCATTATTTTCACTAGCTTCTGCTGTTGGAAAGCCATTACAATTGGATCTTGCCACTGTTAACAAAACTATACCAAACTGTGCTAGGGTTAAAGTGCAAGTGGATTTATTGGCAGATTTTCCTAAGTTTGTGATGATGGatatagaagatgaagataCAAAGGAGATTAGTAGTGTTGAGTGAAGATTCATTATGACCATCTTCCTAAGTACTATACTAAATGCATGTTACAAGGGCACTCTAATGATGAATGTCGAGTCTTGTATCTAGATATTGATAAAACTGTTAATCAAGGGAACAAAGATGTTGATCAGGCTCAAGGTGATGATAAGGAGAGGGTGGAAGAGCCTAGGCAAGAATAAAGGAATAAGGAGAAAGACGAGGTTATAGAGGATGGCAAAAACCTATTCAGAAGTATCTTCCTAAGGTGTTATCTAGTGGTAAGATGGTGACTTATCCTGGATCAAAGAATTATGTAGATTCAACTGGAGGGGAAAACAAGGCTGAGAATAGTAATCATAATGGTGATGAGGGTAACAAGACAAAGACTCAAGATATAGTGGTCACCACTTACAAGTTTGATGTCCTATCAATAATTAATAAGGGGGAAGAATCCAGAAAAGTGAATAATGCAGTAGAAGTGGTTAATTCCAATGTAGAAAATGATACTCAGGAAAGTGGTGATGATGAGGTAGTGCAAACTCCTGAGTTGAACACGAAAGATTGGGTGGAATAtaatttcaagaagaaagggGGTGGGGCTACTGAAAGCTCTTCATCTACTAAAGTGGTAGAAAAAAAGGCAATTCAAACTGTCTCAGGGCCAAGTGAGGTGGAGATTGGGAAGGAttttcaagaagttgaagataTTGCTCAACTGGGATGTAAGGATAGTATTGATGAGGGTGAAGATGATATCATAAGGGAAGAAGgtaaagaaagaggaagagaaaTGTATTAATCAGCTGCTAATAGCAAAAGAAGAATCAGGTGACATTCTACCAATTTGCCATGAGGATCAGGATTCACCATATGATGTTATAGAAGCTTCCAGACTAGATATAGTCCTCTATCAAGAGATGGTTAATGGTCCGGTGGTAATGGATGAATGTAGTACAGCAGCTCATATTGCCAATGAAGGAAAGGAGATCATAGGATTGGAAAATAGCACTCATGAGGATCATAGTGTTGATAATGCCAGATTAAATGATGAAGTTTTGGATGCAAATACAGTAGATGCAGAGAAGGAGAGCATTGTTAATACAGATGATGCAGTACAGAATTCACAAGGCAGCCAAATTGATAAGGCTTATTCTAAAGGTTGTTACCCACATGATACAGAAGGCAATGTCTTAAAGGCAGATACTGATATCTTTGGTGAGgatggaaaaataattaaatgatgCCTATGCCTAAAAAAGTATCTCCTACTAAAGAATTGCATGCTTTAGTTTCTCATGATTTGAGTAGTATGGATAGAGTCAATGAAGAATATTTGTTGAATAATCAATCAGGCAAGAATTCAGACTTTAGCAGGATAGAAGAAGAGGATGTATTGCAGAGGGTACAGGCTGAATTCAAAAGGTATCTGCATTTTGAAGAAGAGTTTTGGAGGCAAAAAGCAGGCATCCAATGGCATTCAGAGGGAGATAGGAATACAAGATATATTCATAGTCTTgtaagaggaagaagaaagaggtTGTTGCTTACAAGAATACAAAATGCAGATGGTGAATGGGTGGAAAATTTGGATGATATTGCTACTGAAGCTATTTCATTTTATCAGAATCAATTTTCTCAGGAAAGTGGTGTAGTTGACTCAAATTTACTGGATCACATTTTTGAGAGAATTTTAGAGGATCAAAATAAATTCTTGTTTGCTAAACCAACTCTTGAAGAGGTTAAAAATGCTATTTTTGCATTATCAGGTGATAGTGCTTGTGGACCTGAAGGTTTTTCTGGAGTTTTTTAATCAAAGGTGCTGGAATATTATTGGTCTTGATGTGTATAATGTGATCAGTAGCTTCTATGAGGGACAAACTCTACCAAAGTCAATAATTCATACAAACTTGGTTCTCTtgcttaagaaaaaaataatcaacaCTTTCTCAGCCTTGAGACCAATCAACCTCAGcaatttcataaacaagattattTCGAGACTATTACATGACAAGCTAGAGGTGATCTTGCCATCTCTAATATCCCCAAATCAGTCTGGATTTGTGAAGGGTAGAAATATCATTGAAAATGTGCTGCTTACTCAAGAATTGTTAGCTAATATCAG from Lycium ferocissimum isolate CSIRO_LF1 chromosome 2, AGI_CSIRO_Lferr_CH_V1, whole genome shotgun sequence includes:
- the LOC132047418 gene encoding uncharacterized protein LOC132047418 — encoded protein: MPMPKKVSPTKELHALVSHDLSSMDRVNEEYLLNNQSGKNSDFSRIEEEDVLQRVQAEFKRYLHFEEEFWRQKAGIQWHSEGDRNTRYIHSLVRGRRKRLLLTRIQNADGEWVENLDDIATEAISFYQNQFSQESGVVDSNLLDHIFERILEDQNKFLFAKPTLEEVKNAIFALSGDSACGPEALRPINLSNFINKIISRLLHDKLEVILPSLISPNQSGFVKGRNIIENVLLTQELLANIRKRGKHANVIVKLDMANAYDRLSWRFLVQVLRKMGFAEVYVDMVYRLIANNWYSILINGQSFGFFHSTRGVKQGDPLYPALFILAAEVVYGS